The following are encoded in a window of Manihot esculenta cultivar AM560-2 chromosome 8, M.esculenta_v8, whole genome shotgun sequence genomic DNA:
- the LOC110621269 gene encoding pentatricopeptide repeat-containing protein At3g04760, chloroplastic isoform X1 produces MILFSIEFVPHSIPFTTLQLKPTSNSLHYTAVSFINPKRNDAKSLRNPQKVRVSAETRPTHGLSFDFKEIHLMKLLNRSFRAGKYNESLYFLECMIDKGYKPDLIMCTKLIKGFFSSRKIEKATRVMEIIERYGKPDVFAYNALISGFCKANQIENAKKILDRMKSKGFSPDVVTYNIMIGTFCSRGKLDLALKVFEELLKDNCKPTVITYTILIEATIVQGGIDDAMKLLDEMLSRGLEPDTFTYNAIVRGMCKERVVDRAFDLVKSLNSRGCKPDVITYNILLRALLNQGKWNEGEKLMSEMISRGCTPNVVTHSILIGTLCRDGKSEEAVNLLKSMKEKGLRPDAYCYDPLIAAFCREGKLDLAIEFLDYMISDGCLPDIVNYNTIMAGLCRTGNADHALEVFKKLDEVGCPPNVSSYNTMFSALWSSGDRYRALGMILEMLNQGIDPDEITYNSLISCLCRDGMVDEAIGLLIDMEKGRFRPNVVSYNIILLGLCKLLRVSDAIELLAVMIEKGCRPNETTYILLIEGIGFSGLRSEAMELANSIHTMNAISEDSFKRLNKTFPLLDVYKDLNYSNAKE; encoded by the coding sequence aTGATACTGTTTTCCATTGAGTTTGTTCCTCATAGCATCCCCTTCACCACTCTACAACTTAAGCCCACTTCAAATTCACTTCACTATACTGCAGTTAGCTTCATAAACCCTAAGCGGAACGATGCTAAAAGTCTGAGAAATCCACAAAAGGTAAGGGTTTCTGCAGAAACAAGACCAACTCATGGCTTATCTTTTGATTTCAAAGAGATTCATCTGATGAAACTGCTTAATAGATCATTCAGGGCGGGGAAGTATAATGAATCACTTTACTTTCTCGAGTGTATGATTGATAAAGGCTATAAGCCTGATCTAATCATGTGCACCAAGCTTATCAAAGGGTTTTTCAGTTCAAGAAAAATTGAGAAGGCTACCAGAGTCATGGAAATTATAGAAAGATATGGTAAGCCTGATGTTTTTGCTTATAATGCACTGATTAGTGGGTTCTGCAAGGCTAATCAGATTGAAAATGCTAAAAAAATCCTCGATAGGATGAAAAGTAAGGGATTTTCGCCTGATGTTGTTACTTACAATATAATGATTGGGACTTTTTGTAGCAGGGGAAAGCTTGATTTGGCTTTGAAGGTTTTTGAAGAATTGTTGAAAGACAATTGCAAGCCAACTGTGATTACATACACAATTTTGATAGAAGCAACCATTGTTCAAGGTGGAATTGATGATGCTATGAAGCTTTTGGATGAGATGTTATCCAGAGGGCTTGAACCTGATACTTTTACTTATAATGCAATAGTTAGAgggatgtgcaaagaaagggTAGTGGATCGTGCTTTTGACCTTGTTAAGAGCTTGAATTCAAGGGGTTGTAAGCCAGATGTAATCACCTACAATATACTGTTACGAGCACTTCTGAATCAAGGGAAATGGAATGAAGGGGAAAAATTGATGAGTGAGATGATTTCAAGAGGTTGTACACCTAATGTTGTTACTCATAGCATTTTGATTGGCACTCTATGCCGTGATGGCAAAAGTGAAGAAGCTGTGAACTTGTTGAAGTCGATGAAAGAAAAAGGTTTGAGGCCAGATGCCTATTGTTACGATCCATTGATTGCTGCTTTTTGCAGAGAGGGAAAATTAGATTTAGCAATCGAATTCTTGGATTATATGATCTCAGATGGTTGCTTGCCAGATATTGTGAACTACAATACAATAATGGCTGGTTTGTGCAGGACAGGAAATGCTGATCATGCTTTAGAAGTCTTCAAAAAGTTAGACGAAGTGGGTTGTCCTCCAAATGTTAGTTCTTACAACACAATGTTCAGTGCTTTGTGGAGCTCTGGAGATAGATATAGAGCCTTGGGAATGATATTGGAGATGCTTAACCAAGGAATTGATCCAGATGAGATAACTTATAATTCactcatttcatgtttatgCAGAGATGGAATGGTGGATGAAGCTATTGGGCTGTTGATCGACATGGAAAAGGGAAGGTTCCGGCCTAATGTTGTTAGCTATAACATTATTCTTCTTGGATTGTGCAAACTACTTAGAGTCAGTGATGCCATTGAATTGCTAGCAGTAATGATTGAAAAGGGGTGCAGGCCAAATGAAACCACTTACATCTTGTTGATTGAAGGTATTGGCTTTTCAGGACTACGATCCGAGGCTATGGAGTTGGCTAATTCCATTCACACTATGAATGCTATTTCTGAAGATTCATTCAAACGTCTAAATAAGACCTTCCCTTTGCTTGATGTTTACAAAGACCTCAATTACTCCAATGCAAAAGAGTAA
- the LOC110621269 gene encoding pentatricopeptide repeat-containing protein At3g04760, chloroplastic isoform X2, giving the protein MIDKGYKPDLIMCTKLIKGFFSSRKIEKATRVMEIIERYGKPDVFAYNALISGFCKANQIENAKKILDRMKSKGFSPDVVTYNIMIGTFCSRGKLDLALKVFEELLKDNCKPTVITYTILIEATIVQGGIDDAMKLLDEMLSRGLEPDTFTYNAIVRGMCKERVVDRAFDLVKSLNSRGCKPDVITYNILLRALLNQGKWNEGEKLMSEMISRGCTPNVVTHSILIGTLCRDGKSEEAVNLLKSMKEKGLRPDAYCYDPLIAAFCREGKLDLAIEFLDYMISDGCLPDIVNYNTIMAGLCRTGNADHALEVFKKLDEVGCPPNVSSYNTMFSALWSSGDRYRALGMILEMLNQGIDPDEITYNSLISCLCRDGMVDEAIGLLIDMEKGRFRPNVVSYNIILLGLCKLLRVSDAIELLAVMIEKGCRPNETTYILLIEGIGFSGLRSEAMELANSIHTMNAISEDSFKRLNKTFPLLDVYKDLNYSNAKE; this is encoded by the coding sequence ATGATTGATAAAGGCTATAAGCCTGATCTAATCATGTGCACCAAGCTTATCAAAGGGTTTTTCAGTTCAAGAAAAATTGAGAAGGCTACCAGAGTCATGGAAATTATAGAAAGATATGGTAAGCCTGATGTTTTTGCTTATAATGCACTGATTAGTGGGTTCTGCAAGGCTAATCAGATTGAAAATGCTAAAAAAATCCTCGATAGGATGAAAAGTAAGGGATTTTCGCCTGATGTTGTTACTTACAATATAATGATTGGGACTTTTTGTAGCAGGGGAAAGCTTGATTTGGCTTTGAAGGTTTTTGAAGAATTGTTGAAAGACAATTGCAAGCCAACTGTGATTACATACACAATTTTGATAGAAGCAACCATTGTTCAAGGTGGAATTGATGATGCTATGAAGCTTTTGGATGAGATGTTATCCAGAGGGCTTGAACCTGATACTTTTACTTATAATGCAATAGTTAGAgggatgtgcaaagaaagggTAGTGGATCGTGCTTTTGACCTTGTTAAGAGCTTGAATTCAAGGGGTTGTAAGCCAGATGTAATCACCTACAATATACTGTTACGAGCACTTCTGAATCAAGGGAAATGGAATGAAGGGGAAAAATTGATGAGTGAGATGATTTCAAGAGGTTGTACACCTAATGTTGTTACTCATAGCATTTTGATTGGCACTCTATGCCGTGATGGCAAAAGTGAAGAAGCTGTGAACTTGTTGAAGTCGATGAAAGAAAAAGGTTTGAGGCCAGATGCCTATTGTTACGATCCATTGATTGCTGCTTTTTGCAGAGAGGGAAAATTAGATTTAGCAATCGAATTCTTGGATTATATGATCTCAGATGGTTGCTTGCCAGATATTGTGAACTACAATACAATAATGGCTGGTTTGTGCAGGACAGGAAATGCTGATCATGCTTTAGAAGTCTTCAAAAAGTTAGACGAAGTGGGTTGTCCTCCAAATGTTAGTTCTTACAACACAATGTTCAGTGCTTTGTGGAGCTCTGGAGATAGATATAGAGCCTTGGGAATGATATTGGAGATGCTTAACCAAGGAATTGATCCAGATGAGATAACTTATAATTCactcatttcatgtttatgCAGAGATGGAATGGTGGATGAAGCTATTGGGCTGTTGATCGACATGGAAAAGGGAAGGTTCCGGCCTAATGTTGTTAGCTATAACATTATTCTTCTTGGATTGTGCAAACTACTTAGAGTCAGTGATGCCATTGAATTGCTAGCAGTAATGATTGAAAAGGGGTGCAGGCCAAATGAAACCACTTACATCTTGTTGATTGAAGGTATTGGCTTTTCAGGACTACGATCCGAGGCTATGGAGTTGGCTAATTCCATTCACACTATGAATGCTATTTCTGAAGATTCATTCAAACGTCTAAATAAGACCTTCCCTTTGCTTGATGTTTACAAAGACCTCAATTACTCCAATGCAAAAGAGTAA
- the LOC110619953 gene encoding uncharacterized protein LOC110619953 — protein sequence MSNRRRHKGEIHFQEVHGTTRSNHKKPPQGSWQPTVPSWEKRFCYSVGLVPWRKLLETKKSMYLYENVVKWNDSAGEEAFHNAKNRFWAKINGLPCDISLPDPDIYIDEIDWNSNIDPELYLDLEREPKYPHNKENGEEVVIFGSCLLPNQSFSCTGWGEAEEDFQQKAAPAVLDPLYEDCDQKANNGNPWKGNVSQSNVAAIDNEWENCWNGSHGCKNNYDDWNNKYNQGSNYNDTTGGELETWNGNMRKKEGAGWYMSRYKTSRFQRNDYQMDREWWRNGKGRKRMNFVY from the exons ATGAGTAACAGGCGGAGACATAAAGGTGAAATTCATTTCCAAGAAGTTCATGGGACGACAAGATCAAACCATAAAAAGCCTCCTCAAG GCAGTTGGCAGCCAACTGTACCATCATGGGAGAAAAGATTCTGCTATTCAGTTGGTTTAGTTCCATGGCGAAAGCTATTGGAAACCAAAAAATCTATGTACCTCTATGAGAATGTAGTTAAGTGGAACGACTCTGCTGGTGAAGAAGCATTTCACAATGCTAAAAACCGGTTTTGGGCGAAGATTAATGGTCTTCCTTGTGACATATCATTGCCTGATCCTGATATTTACATTGATGAAATTGACTGGAATTCCAATATTGACCCCGAACTGTATTTAGATTTGGAACGGGAGCCTAAATATCCTCACAACAAAGAGAACGGGGAGGAGGTTGTGATTTTTGGTAGTTGTCTACTGCCGAATCAATCTTTTTCATGCACTGGTTGGGGGGAGGCTGAAGAGGACTTTCAGCAGAAGGCAGCCCCTGCTGTTTTGGATCCCCTGTATGAAGATTGTGATCAAAAGGCTAACAATGGAAATCCTTGGAAGGGCAATGTTTCTCAATCCAATGTTGCAGCGATAGATAACGAATGGGAAAACTGTTGGAATGGTTCGCATGGATGCAAGAATAATTACGACGACTGGAACAACAAGTATAACCAGGGGAGTAATTACAACGATACGACCGGTGGGGAATTGGAGACATGGAACGGGAATATGAGGAAGAAAGAGGGTGCTGGCTGGTACATGTCGAGGTATAAAACCTCGAGGTTTCAAAGGAACGACTATCAGATGGATCGTGAATGGTGGAGGAATGGAAAGGGAAGGAAGAGGATGAATTTTGTATATTAA
- the LOC110620478 gene encoding probable inactive purple acid phosphatase 16 isoform X2 — protein sequence MEQLFPHFIVLSFIFLYILFQSPPTVGFLREAHSPSPIRLKTSQPKDNGLRFNGGGSFKVALFADLHFGEDAWTDWGPQQDVNSIKVMSTVLDLETPDFVIYLGDVITANNIPIANASLYWDQALSPTRARGIPWASVFGNHDDAPFEWPMEWFSVPGIPPLHCPATNSSYSAEEYCSFRGTQRIELMKNEIEHNNLSFSKTGPKDLWPGVSNYVLQVASSSDPESRILTMYFLDSGGGSYPEVISSAQAEWFQHKSQEINPDSSVPEIIFWHIPSRAYKNVAPWFAIHKPCVGSINKEKVAAQEAEFGIMNLLVKRPSVKAIFVGHNHGLDWCCPYNKLWLCFARHTGYGGYGNWPRGARILEITEQPFSIKSWIRMEDGGKHSEVLLSS from the exons ATGGAACAGCTGTTTCCTCATTTCATCGTCTTGTCCTTCATTTTTCTCTATATTCTCTTCCAGTCACCACCAACCGTCGGATTTCTTCGCGAAGCGCACTCGCCGTCGCCGATCAGGCTGAAAACGTCGCAGCCCAAGGACAATGGCCTTCGGTTCAACGGCGGTGGATCGTTCAAGGTTGCTCTGTTCGCCGACCTGCATTTCGGGGAGGACGCCTGGACTGATTGGGGGCCGCAACAGGACGTGAACTCCATCAAGGTCATGTCCACTGTACTCGACCTTGAAACACCAG ATTTTGTAATATATCTTGGAGATGTCATTACTGCCAACAATATTCCAATTGCAAATGCAAGTTTGTATTGGGATCAAGCACTCTCTCCAACAAGGGCCAGGGGCATACCATGGGCAAGTGTTTTTGGAAATCACGATGATGCACCATTTGAGTGGCCAATGGAGTGGTTTTCTGTCCCTGGAATTCCTCCACTTCATTGCCCTGCAACTAATTCGTCGTATTCAG CAGAAGAATACTGTAGCTTCAGAGGCACACAACGCATAGAGCTGATGAAAAATGAGATTGAGCATAATAACTTATCATTTTCGAAAACTGGACCTAAAGACCTATGGCCAGGTGTATCCAACTATGTTCTCCAAGTGGCATCCTCTAGTGATCCAGAATCAAGAATTCTGACAATGTACTTCCTAGATTCTGGTGGTGGTTCCTATCCAGAAGTTATATCAAGTGCTCAAGCAGAATGGTTCCAGCACAAATCTCAAGAAATTAACCCTGATTCAAG TGTTCCTGAGATTATCTTTTGGCATATACCAAGTAGAGCATATAAGAATGTGGCTCCTTGGTTTGCTATACACAAGCCTTGTGTAGGCTCTATCAACAAGGAAAAGGTTGCTGCTCAAGAAGCTGAATTTGGTATTATGAACCTTCTTGTTAAAAGGCCTTCTGTGAAG GCAATATTTGTGGGACACAACCATGGATTGGACTGGTGCTGCCCATACAACAAACTATGGCTTTGCTTTGCGAGGCATACTGGTTATGGTGGGTATGGAAATTGGCCCAGAGGAGCTAGAATTCTGGAGATCACTGAGCAGCCCTTTTCTATTAAGTCTTGGATAAGAATGGAAGATGGTGGTAAGCACAGTGAAGTTCTCTTGAGCTCTTGA
- the LOC110620478 gene encoding probable inactive purple acid phosphatase 16 isoform X3 → MEQLFPHFIVLSFIFLYILFQSPPTVGFLREAHSPSPIRLKTSQPKDNGLRFNGGGSFKVALFADLHFGEDAWTDWGPQQDVNSIKVMSTVLDLETPADFVIYLGDVITANNIPIANASLYWDQALSPTRARGIPWASVFGNHDDAPFEWPMEWFSVPGIPPLHCPATNSSYSEEYCSFRGTQRIELMKNEIEHNNLSFSKTGPKDLWPGVSNYVLQVASSSDPESRILTMYFLDSGGGSYPEVISSAQAEWFQHKSQEINPDSSVPEIIFWHIPSRAYKNVAPWFAIHKPCVGSINKEKVAAQEAEFGIMNLLVKRPSVKAIFVGHNHGLDWCCPYNKLWLCFARHTGYGGYGNWPRGARILEITEQPFSIKSWIRMEDGGKHSEVLLSS, encoded by the exons ATGGAACAGCTGTTTCCTCATTTCATCGTCTTGTCCTTCATTTTTCTCTATATTCTCTTCCAGTCACCACCAACCGTCGGATTTCTTCGCGAAGCGCACTCGCCGTCGCCGATCAGGCTGAAAACGTCGCAGCCCAAGGACAATGGCCTTCGGTTCAACGGCGGTGGATCGTTCAAGGTTGCTCTGTTCGCCGACCTGCATTTCGGGGAGGACGCCTGGACTGATTGGGGGCCGCAACAGGACGTGAACTCCATCAAGGTCATGTCCACTGTACTCGACCTTGAAACACCAG CAGATTTTGTAATATATCTTGGAGATGTCATTACTGCCAACAATATTCCAATTGCAAATGCAAGTTTGTATTGGGATCAAGCACTCTCTCCAACAAGGGCCAGGGGCATACCATGGGCAAGTGTTTTTGGAAATCACGATGATGCACCATTTGAGTGGCCAATGGAGTGGTTTTCTGTCCCTGGAATTCCTCCACTTCATTGCCCTGCAACTAATTCGTCGTATTCAG AAGAATACTGTAGCTTCAGAGGCACACAACGCATAGAGCTGATGAAAAATGAGATTGAGCATAATAACTTATCATTTTCGAAAACTGGACCTAAAGACCTATGGCCAGGTGTATCCAACTATGTTCTCCAAGTGGCATCCTCTAGTGATCCAGAATCAAGAATTCTGACAATGTACTTCCTAGATTCTGGTGGTGGTTCCTATCCAGAAGTTATATCAAGTGCTCAAGCAGAATGGTTCCAGCACAAATCTCAAGAAATTAACCCTGATTCAAG TGTTCCTGAGATTATCTTTTGGCATATACCAAGTAGAGCATATAAGAATGTGGCTCCTTGGTTTGCTATACACAAGCCTTGTGTAGGCTCTATCAACAAGGAAAAGGTTGCTGCTCAAGAAGCTGAATTTGGTATTATGAACCTTCTTGTTAAAAGGCCTTCTGTGAAG GCAATATTTGTGGGACACAACCATGGATTGGACTGGTGCTGCCCATACAACAAACTATGGCTTTGCTTTGCGAGGCATACTGGTTATGGTGGGTATGGAAATTGGCCCAGAGGAGCTAGAATTCTGGAGATCACTGAGCAGCCCTTTTCTATTAAGTCTTGGATAAGAATGGAAGATGGTGGTAAGCACAGTGAAGTTCTCTTGAGCTCTTGA
- the LOC110620478 gene encoding probable inactive purple acid phosphatase 16 isoform X1, whose amino-acid sequence MEQLFPHFIVLSFIFLYILFQSPPTVGFLREAHSPSPIRLKTSQPKDNGLRFNGGGSFKVALFADLHFGEDAWTDWGPQQDVNSIKVMSTVLDLETPADFVIYLGDVITANNIPIANASLYWDQALSPTRARGIPWASVFGNHDDAPFEWPMEWFSVPGIPPLHCPATNSSYSAEEYCSFRGTQRIELMKNEIEHNNLSFSKTGPKDLWPGVSNYVLQVASSSDPESRILTMYFLDSGGGSYPEVISSAQAEWFQHKSQEINPDSSVPEIIFWHIPSRAYKNVAPWFAIHKPCVGSINKEKVAAQEAEFGIMNLLVKRPSVKAIFVGHNHGLDWCCPYNKLWLCFARHTGYGGYGNWPRGARILEITEQPFSIKSWIRMEDGGKHSEVLLSS is encoded by the exons ATGGAACAGCTGTTTCCTCATTTCATCGTCTTGTCCTTCATTTTTCTCTATATTCTCTTCCAGTCACCACCAACCGTCGGATTTCTTCGCGAAGCGCACTCGCCGTCGCCGATCAGGCTGAAAACGTCGCAGCCCAAGGACAATGGCCTTCGGTTCAACGGCGGTGGATCGTTCAAGGTTGCTCTGTTCGCCGACCTGCATTTCGGGGAGGACGCCTGGACTGATTGGGGGCCGCAACAGGACGTGAACTCCATCAAGGTCATGTCCACTGTACTCGACCTTGAAACACCAG CAGATTTTGTAATATATCTTGGAGATGTCATTACTGCCAACAATATTCCAATTGCAAATGCAAGTTTGTATTGGGATCAAGCACTCTCTCCAACAAGGGCCAGGGGCATACCATGGGCAAGTGTTTTTGGAAATCACGATGATGCACCATTTGAGTGGCCAATGGAGTGGTTTTCTGTCCCTGGAATTCCTCCACTTCATTGCCCTGCAACTAATTCGTCGTATTCAG CAGAAGAATACTGTAGCTTCAGAGGCACACAACGCATAGAGCTGATGAAAAATGAGATTGAGCATAATAACTTATCATTTTCGAAAACTGGACCTAAAGACCTATGGCCAGGTGTATCCAACTATGTTCTCCAAGTGGCATCCTCTAGTGATCCAGAATCAAGAATTCTGACAATGTACTTCCTAGATTCTGGTGGTGGTTCCTATCCAGAAGTTATATCAAGTGCTCAAGCAGAATGGTTCCAGCACAAATCTCAAGAAATTAACCCTGATTCAAG TGTTCCTGAGATTATCTTTTGGCATATACCAAGTAGAGCATATAAGAATGTGGCTCCTTGGTTTGCTATACACAAGCCTTGTGTAGGCTCTATCAACAAGGAAAAGGTTGCTGCTCAAGAAGCTGAATTTGGTATTATGAACCTTCTTGTTAAAAGGCCTTCTGTGAAG GCAATATTTGTGGGACACAACCATGGATTGGACTGGTGCTGCCCATACAACAAACTATGGCTTTGCTTTGCGAGGCATACTGGTTATGGTGGGTATGGAAATTGGCCCAGAGGAGCTAGAATTCTGGAGATCACTGAGCAGCCCTTTTCTATTAAGTCTTGGATAAGAATGGAAGATGGTGGTAAGCACAGTGAAGTTCTCTTGAGCTCTTGA
- the LOC110620551 gene encoding protein IQ-DOMAIN 12 isoform X2 codes for MAKKICLFVWFKRLFDSEGKPRTEKRSFRWRWILRSLKFKQRPVLPSLPSHKNQRLIDEATEKQRKFAMTAALATKAAAEAAVAAAQAAAEVVRLTGSSQSRFHFTKKDEHFAAIKIQSAFRGFLARKALRALKGLVTLQAIVRGQAVREQVVVKLKRSPSDAKMLSRVRAKSILDIDNIGNEGGNKQLSKLKELGDMDNMLECKSQRSWDYSKLSKEDMESLWFKKQEASIKRDRMMKFSFSQRERRNTRRLEESISDKETGRQNRWLEQLTDKDAFVTQWTENLKSSAISSLSTGEIFGEVQVKTKGTRKQDSVEGFNSPVSFPRRSFCHTQRNAAEDESSALNSPVFPTYMAATESAKAKARSMSTPRQRIGIQDTCFDHSLSYKNRQFLWSSYDGELFGSYGSSSCASQGVSLSINRHC; via the exons ATGGCAAAGAAGATTTGCTTGTTTGTTTGGTTCAAAAGGCTGTTTGATTCTGAGGGAAAACCAAGAACAGAGAAG AGATCATTTAGGTGGAGATGGATTCTTAGAAGTCTAAAGTTTAAACAACGCCCTGTGCTGCCAAGCCTTCCATCACATAAGAACCAAAGGTTAATAGATGAAGCAACAGAAAAGCAAAGAAAGTTTGCTATGACTGCAGCCCTGGCGACGAAAGCTGCGGCTGAGGCTGCGGTTGCTGCAGCTCAGGCTGCTGCTGAGGTTGTCAGGCTCACTGGTTCTTCTCAATCTCGTTTTCATTTCACCAAGAAAGATGAACACTTCGCTGCCATTAAAATACAGAGTGCTTTCCGTGGATTTCTT GCTAGGAAAGCTTTGCGAGCATTGAAGGGACTGGTGACGCTTCAAGCCATTGTCCGAGGGCAAGCTGTTAGAGAACAAGTAGTCGTGAAACTGAAGCGTTCGCCATCAGATGCAAAGATGCTGTCACGGGTCCGAGCGAAAAGCATTCTTGATATAGATAACATTGGTAATGAAGGGGGAAATAAACAATTATCCAAGTTGAAGGAGTTGGGAGACATGGACAATATG CTTGAATGCAAAAGCCAAAGAAGTTGGGATTACAGCAAGCTTTCAAAGGAAGACATGGAAAGCCTATGGTTCAAAAAGCAAGAGGCTAGCATTAAAAGAGACAGAATGATGAAATTCTCTTTTTCGCAAAGG GAGAGGAGAAACACTCGCAGGCTGGAAGAATCAATATCCGACAAGGAAACTGGTAGGCAGAACCGCTGGTTAGAACAGTTGACGGACAAAGATGCATTCGTTACACAATGGACGGAGAATCTAAAGTCAAGTGCCATTTCTAGTCTGTCCACTGGTGAAATATTTGGTGAAGTACAAGTTAAAACAAAAGGTACTAGAAAGCAAGATTCTGTAGAAGGATTCAATTCACCAGTGTCATTTCCAAGAAGATCATTTTGTCATACACAGAGAAATGCTGCAGAGGATGAAAGTTCTGCCCTGAATTCTCCAGTTTTTCCTACTTACATGGCTGCAACCGAGTCTGCAAAGGCAAAGGCAAGGTCGATGAGCACTCCGAGGCAACGAATAGGAATTCAAGATACTTGCTTTGATCACAGCTTATCATACAAGAACAGACAATTTCTTTGGTCTTCTTACGATGGCGAATTGTTTGGCAGTTATGGAAGTAGTAGCTGTGCTTCTCAGGGTGTCTCTCTAAGCATAAACCGCCATTGTTGA
- the LOC110620551 gene encoding protein IQ-DOMAIN 12 isoform X1, translated as MAKKICLFVWFKRLFDSEGKPRTEKRSFRWRWILRSLKFKQRPVLPSLPSHKNQRLIDEATEKQRKFAMTAALATKAAAEAAVAAAQAAAEVVRLTGSSQSRFHFTKKDEHFAAIKIQSAFRGFLQARKALRALKGLVTLQAIVRGQAVREQVVVKLKRSPSDAKMLSRVRAKSILDIDNIGNEGGNKQLSKLKELGDMDNMLECKSQRSWDYSKLSKEDMESLWFKKQEASIKRDRMMKFSFSQRERRNTRRLEESISDKETGRQNRWLEQLTDKDAFVTQWTENLKSSAISSLSTGEIFGEVQVKTKGTRKQDSVEGFNSPVSFPRRSFCHTQRNAAEDESSALNSPVFPTYMAATESAKAKARSMSTPRQRIGIQDTCFDHSLSYKNRQFLWSSYDGELFGSYGSSSCASQGVSLSINRHC; from the exons ATGGCAAAGAAGATTTGCTTGTTTGTTTGGTTCAAAAGGCTGTTTGATTCTGAGGGAAAACCAAGAACAGAGAAG AGATCATTTAGGTGGAGATGGATTCTTAGAAGTCTAAAGTTTAAACAACGCCCTGTGCTGCCAAGCCTTCCATCACATAAGAACCAAAGGTTAATAGATGAAGCAACAGAAAAGCAAAGAAAGTTTGCTATGACTGCAGCCCTGGCGACGAAAGCTGCGGCTGAGGCTGCGGTTGCTGCAGCTCAGGCTGCTGCTGAGGTTGTCAGGCTCACTGGTTCTTCTCAATCTCGTTTTCATTTCACCAAGAAAGATGAACACTTCGCTGCCATTAAAATACAGAGTGCTTTCCGTGGATTTCTT CAGGCTAGGAAAGCTTTGCGAGCATTGAAGGGACTGGTGACGCTTCAAGCCATTGTCCGAGGGCAAGCTGTTAGAGAACAAGTAGTCGTGAAACTGAAGCGTTCGCCATCAGATGCAAAGATGCTGTCACGGGTCCGAGCGAAAAGCATTCTTGATATAGATAACATTGGTAATGAAGGGGGAAATAAACAATTATCCAAGTTGAAGGAGTTGGGAGACATGGACAATATG CTTGAATGCAAAAGCCAAAGAAGTTGGGATTACAGCAAGCTTTCAAAGGAAGACATGGAAAGCCTATGGTTCAAAAAGCAAGAGGCTAGCATTAAAAGAGACAGAATGATGAAATTCTCTTTTTCGCAAAGG GAGAGGAGAAACACTCGCAGGCTGGAAGAATCAATATCCGACAAGGAAACTGGTAGGCAGAACCGCTGGTTAGAACAGTTGACGGACAAAGATGCATTCGTTACACAATGGACGGAGAATCTAAAGTCAAGTGCCATTTCTAGTCTGTCCACTGGTGAAATATTTGGTGAAGTACAAGTTAAAACAAAAGGTACTAGAAAGCAAGATTCTGTAGAAGGATTCAATTCACCAGTGTCATTTCCAAGAAGATCATTTTGTCATACACAGAGAAATGCTGCAGAGGATGAAAGTTCTGCCCTGAATTCTCCAGTTTTTCCTACTTACATGGCTGCAACCGAGTCTGCAAAGGCAAAGGCAAGGTCGATGAGCACTCCGAGGCAACGAATAGGAATTCAAGATACTTGCTTTGATCACAGCTTATCATACAAGAACAGACAATTTCTTTGGTCTTCTTACGATGGCGAATTGTTTGGCAGTTATGGAAGTAGTAGCTGTGCTTCTCAGGGTGTCTCTCTAAGCATAAACCGCCATTGTTGA